From the genome of Streptomyces xanthophaeus:
CCTGCGTGAAGTGGGAGGCGACCGGTACCTCCCCATCTGGATCGGTCCAGGGGAGGCGACCGCCATTGCCTTCGCGCAGCAGGGGATGGCCCCTGCCCGACCGCTGACGCACGACCTGTTCAAGGACGTGCTGGAGGCGATCGGCGAGGAGCTCACCGAGGTCCGGATCACGGATCTGCGGGAGGGCGTCTTCTACGCGGAGCTCGTCTTCGCCAGCGGGGTCGAGGTGAGTGCGCGTCCTTCCGACGCCATAGCCCTCGCCCTGCGGACGGGGACGCCGATCTACGGCAGTGACGGCGTGCTGGACGACGCCGGAATCGCCATTCCGGACGAGCAGGAGGACGAGGTGGAGAAGTTCCGCGAGTTCCTCGATCAGATCTCACCGGAGGACTTCGGCACCGGCCCGCAGTGAGGTGTCGGCCGCGTCGTCCTCGGAGATCTTCAGGCCATTCGATTAGCCTTTCCCCGTAAAGGGATACGGGAAACCACTCTCAGGGTGATTATCACTCGGCGTGCCGAGTGTGGCGATCGTTGACGCACCCCTGGTGACTGCCTACCTTCGAGGTGGGCAGGTCAAGGACGGAGGGTCGGCGTGAGGATCACGGGCGACGGTACGACCGGGGGCACCCCCGTACGGAGTGAGGCTGGGCCGTACCCGCTGCGCGGCGGTGCGGTCGGGTCCGCGCGCCGTCAGCCGGAGTCGACGCCGGTCGGACCGGTGGGCGCAGACCCGGAGCCCGAGCAGATCGGCTACCGCGGGCCGACGGCCTGCGCCGCGGCCGGCATCACCTACCGGCAGCTCGACTACTGGGCCCGGACCGGGCTGGTGGAGCCCAGTGTGCGGGCCGTCCACGGGACGGGGACGCAGCGGCTCTACAGCTTCCGCGACGTCGTGGTCCTCAAGATCGTCAAGCGCTTCCTGGACACCGGGGTGGCGCTGCAGAACATCCGCACGGCGGTCCAGCACCTGCAGGACCGCGGGTTCTCGGACCTCGAACGGATGACTCTGATGAGCGACGGCGCCACCGTGTACGAGTGCACCTCGCCGGACCAGGTCGTGAGCCTGCTCCAGGGCGGTCAGGGCGTTTTCGGCATTGCTGTGGGCGTGGTGTGGCGCGACGTCGAGAGCGCGCTGTCGCAGCTGCACGGGGAGCGCGTGGACACCGGCGAGACCCTGGTGCGGCACAACCCGGCGGACGAGCTGGCCGCCCGCCGCAACCGGGCCGTCTGACCCGGGCCGGGGCATTGTCAGTGGCGTAGGGCAGCATCGGGCTGTGAGAGCCGCGCCGACCATCCTGCACCTGGACATGGACGCCTTCTACGCCTCCGTGGAGCAGGCGTCGAAGCCGAGCCTGCGGGGCAAGGCCGTCATCGTCGGAGGCCTCGGGCCGCGCGGGGTCGTCGCCACGGCCTCGTACGAGGCCAGGCGGTTCGGGGTGCACTCCGCGATGCCCATGGGGCAGGCCCGGCGGCTCTGTCCGAACGGCGCGTACCTGATCCCCCGCTTCAGCCTCTACCGGCAGGTCAGCGACGTGGTGATGGCCATGCTGCGGGAACTGTCGCCCCTGGTGGAGCCCCTGAGCCTGGACGAGGCCTTCGTGGACCTGGAGGCGGGCGGGGTGGCCTTCGACTCGCTCAGCGCGCGGGAGACGGGGGAGCGGCTGCGGGCCGACATCCGGGCCGCGACGGGGCTCAGCGGGTCGGTGGGGCTGGCCGGGTCGAAGATGCTGGCCAAGGTGGCCTCCGAGGAGGCCAAGCCGGCCGGACTGCTGCTGATCGAGCCGGGGACGGAGCGCGAGCTGCTCGCGCCGATGTCGGTACGGACGCTGCCCGGGGTGGGTCCGGCCACGGGCGAGCACCTGCGGCGGGCCGGGATCACCACGGTGGGGGAGCTGGCGGAGGCCGGGGAGGACGAGCTGGTCCGGATGGTCGGCCGCTCGGCCGGGGCCGGGCTGTACCGGATGGCGCTCGGGCTGGACGACCGGCCGGTGGTCGCGGAGCGGGACGCGAAGTCGGTGTCCGTCGAGGACACCTTCGACGTGGACCTGCACGACCGGGTACGGATCCGCGGCGAGGTGCAGCGGCTCGCCGACCGGTGCGTGCAGCGGCTGCGGGGCTCGGGGCACTCGGGGCGCACGATCGTGCTCAAGGTGAGGCGGTACGACTTCTCCACGCTGACCCGGTCCGAGACCCTGCGGGGGCCCACGGACGACCCGGCGGTGGTGCGTGAGGCGGCGGCGCGGCTGCTGGAGGGCGTGGACACCACGGGTGGGGTGCGGCTGCTGGGAGTGGGGGTGAGCGGGCTGGCGGACTACACGCAGGAGGACCTGTTCGCGCAGTCGCTCGCCGCTGAGCCGGACGGGGCGGACAGGGCCGACGGCGCGGACAGGGCGGAAGGGACCAACGGAGCGGACGGGACGGACGGGACGGACGGGACGGACGGAGCCGGAGGGGATGCGGTGGCGGCCGGTGCCGCGCGCACGGCGGCCGACGGTGCCCAGGAGGCCGCTGGGCCGCCCGGGGAGCCGGAGCAGGCACCCGAACGGCGCTGGACGGCCGGGAGCGACGTACGGCATGCCGTGTACGGGCCCGGATGGGTGCAGGGCAGCGGCGTCGGGCGGGTGACCGTGCGGTTCGAGCAGCCCGGATCGGAGCCCGGCCGGGTGCGGACCTTCCGGGTGGACGACCCCGAGCTGGAGCCGTCCGATCCGCTGCCGCTCGTGGGGGCCGGCCCGGATCAGGAAGAGACGGCCTAGCTCTCGTCGCCCGCCAGGCGGCCGAAGTCGCGGTTGAAGTCCGACGGCAGGGTCGTGTCCAGTCCGTAG
Proteins encoded in this window:
- a CDS encoding bifunctional nuclease family protein yields the protein MNELDVVGVRVEMPSNQPIVLLREVGGDRYLPIWIGPGEATAIAFAQQGMAPARPLTHDLFKDVLEAIGEELTEVRITDLREGVFYAELVFASGVEVSARPSDAIALALRTGTPIYGSDGVLDDAGIAIPDEQEDEVEKFREFLDQISPEDFGTGPQ
- a CDS encoding MerR family transcriptional regulator — its product is MRITGDGTTGGTPVRSEAGPYPLRGGAVGSARRQPESTPVGPVGADPEPEQIGYRGPTACAAAGITYRQLDYWARTGLVEPSVRAVHGTGTQRLYSFRDVVVLKIVKRFLDTGVALQNIRTAVQHLQDRGFSDLERMTLMSDGATVYECTSPDQVVSLLQGGQGVFGIAVGVVWRDVESALSQLHGERVDTGETLVRHNPADELAARRNRAV
- a CDS encoding DNA polymerase IV, whose translation is MRAAPTILHLDMDAFYASVEQASKPSLRGKAVIVGGLGPRGVVATASYEARRFGVHSAMPMGQARRLCPNGAYLIPRFSLYRQVSDVVMAMLRELSPLVEPLSLDEAFVDLEAGGVAFDSLSARETGERLRADIRAATGLSGSVGLAGSKMLAKVASEEAKPAGLLLIEPGTERELLAPMSVRTLPGVGPATGEHLRRAGITTVGELAEAGEDELVRMVGRSAGAGLYRMALGLDDRPVVAERDAKSVSVEDTFDVDLHDRVRIRGEVQRLADRCVQRLRGSGHSGRTIVLKVRRYDFSTLTRSETLRGPTDDPAVVREAAARLLEGVDTTGGVRLLGVGVSGLADYTQEDLFAQSLAAEPDGADRADGADRAEGTNGADGTDGTDGTDGAGGDAVAAGAARTAADGAQEAAGPPGEPEQAPERRWTAGSDVRHAVYGPGWVQGSGVGRVTVRFEQPGSEPGRVRTFRVDDPELEPSDPLPLVGAGPDQEETA